The genomic window CCTAATTTTTGCTTTGTTGAATCAACTTAGCTTTCTAATCCCCGTGAACTTGACACCCGACTCACGCTATTCTACCTAATAGTTGAATCGGAGTTAATTTTTATCTTTAGTTGCTTGCGACAAGCGATCACGTATGCATGCACTcaaacacacatatatgtatcaaTACAGGTGTAGTTGTGTAGTTGTATGCATAGGCATGTTTTCAGGTAAGCATGCATGCCAATTTACACACAGAAAGAAGGGTAACATAAAAGGGCATCAATGGTAAAGCAACTTGGTATTTGGTAAATGAATAAAGATGCATCACAATGTTTTTAAAATTCAGTGATCACCTTAATTGTTAAAAACcatagaagaggaagaaaagtAAATAAGCATCATAAACATtatattttgaaaagaagaagaagaagaagaaaagtaaatAAGCATCATAAGCACTAAATTTTCCATTTATTGATGTCATGCTAAATCTGAATAACATTGTAATACTAACTTGTAAACAGCCGATGGAAACTCCCTTGGCTTGTCATTATTGGATAATGGCATGTCATAGTCTCGAATAAATCTTGACTGGTTAGATGTTGCTTCGACATGCATATCCATTGGATAGTAATTGTATTGAGGAAAATCGTTCACTTTTGATCCCTATCATAGAATATCACTTTGTTATGTTTGCAAGTGTACAACAGAATTTGACAGCAACAATACAGTACACCATGAAGACAATACCACGAATGGTTGAGAAAGTTGACTTTTTGAAGAACTTGAAGGTTGATGACCATAATTGGCTGGCAGATTACTCGGTTGATTTCCTACCAAATGGTTTATATCATTAAAACCAGCCTGCATGAAAAAAGGCAGTTGATTCAATTGACTAAAAACTCTAACCACTATCAATTACAATACTAGAGTAACTTGTCAATAATTTAACAATTTGCAATAAAAGTAGCAGCAAACCAAAATACAAAAAAATGCAATGGATGTTGCACATCCATaacatatattattatatttctgaCAAAAATTATACTTTAAGACCATCTGCCTTGATGACCATGTTTCAGCTTGTCATTATATTAGATTCTGCAAATTCAAATTAAATATTCAGTTGAAAAGCAAGGTGCAGACTATTAATTTCATAATACACTTTATATTTTCACAAAGGGAATAAGTAATTCATTGATTTTTGCCCGTGTTTCTCAAATTTTACCATCACTATAGTGTAAATCCTTAGCATATGTGGGTATGTGACTTGTATTCAGAGAACTCTGGCTGTTGCTGTTGCATTTCAGCACTCCTCTGTCATGTCATGGACCTCGGCAACCTGCTATGGTGTCTGGAATTATTCTTTGATTTCTTAACAGCCAATATTTAGCGTATAGTATATTTCGATGTATGGTCTTTGTATAGTATGCTACTACTTTGTGGGGTATTATCACCATTCTGAAGAGAACCTCATGTACTCAAGCAAATGAAaacataaatacataaaaaagACATACACATACTTTCTTCATGGATATATCCAATACATCATTTTCAGCTGGTGATAATACCACACAAGTAAATAACATGATATGAAGACAAATACACAAAATACACTATACATAACATAGGCATCTGGAATCCCTCAAGTATGTGCATATGTCTGTATATTCAtgtaaaatatatatacatatatatatatatatatatatatatatatatatgtatatatacgtatatatgtatatatatgtatatatacgtatatatacgtatatatatacatatatatacgtatatatatatacgtatatatacatatatacatacgtatatacatatatatatatacatatatatacatatatatatacataatatacatataacatatatatatatatatatatacatatatatatatatgtatatatatatacatatattattattatatatatacatatatatatatatgtatatatacatatatatatatgtatatatatacatatatatatatatgtaatatataatatatataatatatatatatatacatatatatataatatatatatatatatatatagatgtaagtACACAGATATACAGATTCTTGTGGGTAAGCTGGAGACAATTTTTAGCTTGGTGTGAAAAAATACACTAGACACACATCTGACCCACTCAGATACTCTTAGCATCTTGACACATCACGATGTGTATGTAAAACTATTCAAGAATGTCCAATTACTCACTAACAGAAAAAGAAACAAACCAGGAAAAGATTGAAGCTAACTACATGGAACTGTAGACCAAActtcatttgaacaaaagcacCTAAAATAGTAAGGTACAAGCTGTAAATCTCCGAAGGCACGATTACATATGAACCCATCATAACCATTTCCTGGTATGATGTAGACACTCCATATTTATCTCACAACTGTGATCCTGTTTAAGAATGACTTTGAGGAGATCACAAGAATGCTGACTTACATTACCAGACCTTGTCTTCCATTGCATACGATGGTATAAACGCTGTAAACACCAACCAAAAAAGATGTCAAATATCTAAGTGTAAAAATCATCATCAATTACTGTGCTCATGATACAATAGAAAAGACTGAATCCAAGAATTATTAAAACAAAATTTAGTCTCACAAacaattggatcaaaaaatttataagtcataGTTATTTAAATCATGATATTCCGTACTGGTCCAAACCGGTCTGTACACCCCATACCGTACCATACCAGTGGGAAACCGGTCCGGTTCAGaccgaattttcgaaaaagagcCTGAACCGGACCAAACTGATCAGTTCGATATGGTATCGGTCCGAACCACCCAATACAAGACAGTTTGATCCGGTTCGATACAGTATGGTACCGGTTCGGTCCGATTCGActcgatttttttctttttcttttttatgccgttgagtgggattttttttttttgatttttttattgtcCGTACGGTATGGTACCGTACCGACCAGCAACGGTATGGGTTCCGATATCGAGTCCGCCTACCTTGATTTGAACTATAGAAAGATATAGCTACACCAAATTatagaagaaaataataaaaattaaaatgggtATTTATATTTAAAGGAGACAGAAACAATAGATaactttaactaacaaaataaacTCTACCATAATTAGACACAATACACGCAATCAGCAGTCCTATTTAAGGATTGAACTAGCAAAACACCCAACCATGCAGGAAGGCAACTAGTTGAGACAGAATGGGTCGAAATGTAAAAAGAGCAAGAGAAAAGGGTCAGCTCAAATTGGAAAACCAATCCTTTATCTCAAGAGTAAGGGTTGACTGTATACAGTAGTATGCAATTTCCATAAAAACATTTCATATGATGACTGCATATTAATGTTACATAGAACATGATCCAACTAATTGCAAATTTAAAAGAATGGAAGCAAATACAAAGCATAATTTTCTAGCAGGTGCCGCAACAACAAGCTTAGGCACCTTTATTGATGTATAATAAGGACCAAAGAAAGCACTGTAGTTTAACAAATAAGGGCATGCCCTCATGGAAATGACCCTTTTTTTGGGGGGTAGGGGGGGAAGGGGGGAAGGAGGGGGAGGGGGATAAGCTGAATATAGAAGATTAGCAGCCAAATGATTGTTACCTTAGCACCACTGCCAATTGTGGAAGCATTTATCATTGGGGGTCGAATACTGAATTCAGCTAATAAGCTTAGCAATGATGAGGTGAAGATATATAGCTCTTCCTCTACAACCTAAACAAATTAACCaatgtaaaaaaatatacaaaactTAAAAAAGAATACCGTGATCCAAACAAATgcattttgaataaaaataacaAAAAGTGCAAGCAAAATAACAAGGTTAcacattttttttgtaaaaaaaataaagcataGATATCAATCATATGGTTTTTGATTTAACAACTTTATAAGCTTCGTAGAAAGAGCTTGAGTTCAGGTTCTAAATTTGAATATTCTGAATTATTGAAAGcacaaattttttttgcttccttTGTTCAAGAGTTGTTCACTAGAATCATTTAATAATTCTGAGTCAAATCACTGGTTTCCAAACCCTTTTTCATTTGCATAGGCAAAAGTTGCATCATCTGGTATAAAAGTAGTTGTTTTCTTGAAATCCAACGATTTCAAACTAGTGGGTTGATGTGCTAAGGAGTTCTAAAGACATGATCTTGTGAACCCATACCAATGTGTACAAACCATGAAAAAGAGGGTGTAGGACAAGCAACCAATATCACTGCATGAAGTGTCTCAGCTAATGAACTGAGAAGTTTAAATGCAAGGTAGTGTTTGGCACAGGCACATCACTTGGAACCCCAACAGTATTTGCAAAATGGCAATAGACTCGAAAAAGGCTATGCCCAGCAAAACCACCTTATGTCATTTTTAGGCGTAGGCTTTTCCAAGATCATCTTGGAATAGAATGATGCCCACTTTTCATGTCCATTTCTCCCCTTCAAATTGTATGTGTGAATTTAGTTATATATTatcaattatattatataaatattatagcatGGCAATCAATATTATATCATGATATAGTATTATATATATAGTTACTagcataaaatattatcattttttggtattataataaaataatgatattattgtattgtatatattatataataaataatttgtaTCACGATgtgttataataattattatgatatcataatataataatctATAACATTATCGCATTATTATCCTCAGTATTCAATATTCTGTATTCAATGATGTTATTCCTGCTGAATAATTATATTTCTCtagtaattttatatattatattattcgaTATTATAGTGATATAATATTACTTTAATATATTatggaatttttatttttcaaactagTTACAATAATGCTTTATGATTAATGTCATAATATCACGAATATTGTATTATAACATCATACATATACCATGTTGATATACATTATTATAGTAtaacattatattattatcatcaaTAGTATCTAAAATACTAATATTATAATGCCATATAATATATGATACatgctataaaattatattattgtaacatatgatgtataatatatgatactattctttaatattaatattgtgtttaaaataataatatcattgTGTAAATTTTATATAGCAGGCCAAGGGTAGCTTTGCATTTCAGAAAAATTGGACAGTTAATTCCAATTTTCAGCTTAttgcaaaaattttgaagaacCAAAAGACATCTGGCATAAGCACTCACCATAACTTATCCCATTTTCTTACACTCCTACCGAACCACTGCCCAACAGAATAAGACTGACATCCACATACTGAGTCCAAAGTCATGATAACAAGATCAACTGAAGGGAAGAAAATTACGACCCTTAAGAAGAGCACAATTATTTGAATGCCAGTTAAGTGGCTCTAAAACTCATTGCACAGTTAGCCGTGATTTATTAAAATGGATGGATGCAAAGAATTTAAAGATAAGAATGGACACCATTGCAACTGGAACCACAGAATCAGCACGAGTCGATCCGGGTGTCATCTCTCTTATTAACAATTTTAGATGCTGGATACGGCGCTTATGAATTACAAAGAAAAATCTTCATGAAAACATGATAGAAAATTGTCGACAATTGATGTTCGGTAATTGTAGAAACATGTAGAATACTTgccacaccaaaagcaaactcaTAATGATACAATTTTGGCAAAAGAATTCATTTCCCTAAGATATCTCAATTAATGTGACAATGTCGTTTTGGGTGTAACATCTACTATTAAGAAGTTACAGATGCTGGGTAAAAGAAATCATTTCCCTGAGAGATCTCAACTAACATAACAACTCAGATCAATCAGTCAACAAGGAGATAGAGATGCTATTCAGAAcatattaagattttttttgttttggtagACCAGACCATACAAAGATTATCTACAGTGAGAGCAACAGAATCGAGAAAAGTAGGGCAATAACCAAAAATTCTACAGGGAGAATCACTATATTCAAAAAGCTAGATGGTCAGATTGCTGACTTGAACATGTAAAGATGTTCGAAAGAATCCCATGATTTGTTCGTTTTAGAAAGGACAAAAACTGATCATTCTAGAACATCACAAACTTACCAGGCATTCTGGAAGACTACTATAAGCTCAGCAGCTATTTAAGCTATAATTTACAACCAGGGACAGGATAAATACTAACTACATCAAGTTAGTTATGTCAGTTTTAAGGCATATGGTTTACTGAGTTCTTTACATCCTAGCTTCAGAAATTATTTTAGTTCTTGAAATGAATGGTAGAGATTTTTCACTCTTTCATACTTATAGTTTCCCTTAGCAAAAATTATGGGATTTTTCTCCTGCATTCCAAAATCTAATATCAGATTTTGttgcaatgtttgatgatgtttcCAGCATGTGTTGCACAGAAAATATGCAGGTTCACCATGCACCTAGTGAAGTAAAACACTCCTCAAACAGTTGCCGGATGAGGAGCATATGATTATCCATGTTTTTGAAAGCCAAACACTAGAGTTCTGACTCCATCCAGACCACAAGATATGACTGGGCCAAGAACCTGAGCTAggaaaagaaactacaaccaaaaAAATGCATACTccgataatttataaaattaacaataaaaatacccATTGTCAAATGCATCAAACTTTTTTTATAAATAGAATTCAAGCTTGGTGAAATGGTGATAAAAGCTTTATGCAAGGAGAGGTTCCTCATTCTTGTATGTATAGTAGATGGCCAAACCATGTCAAAACATCTACCAAACTAATTTTCCTCATTTCTTGGCTTATAAATTTGCTTTAAGAATCTGAAATCATCAAATTCAACTCAAAGAAGCTTGCTCAACCCAAATGTATTCAAGAAAATGGATAAAAGAAGAGTTTTCTCTCATCATGTCAATGCTCTCCCCAGTCACCGTTATTATATATTCTAGCTATATGAAACCATTATTAGTATATTgtcatcaaattgatgattagttTATCTTGAGAATACTTATAAGAGTCTCATGGTTCATTACATGCAATGTTTTGGGCGATAAATAAACGTAACTTTACGTCCTTAGATGATACAAAAGGTTAGGCACTAGAAATGTTCTAGCACTTAACCATGTTTCACAACTCACTAACTCTACCAGAATTCTTCCTGTCAAATGAATCAGTAATTTAAGTCTCCAATTCATCTGAGAGATGTGTCTTCCAATACTACGTGAAAAAGCTTGCAAAAAGAATTTACcaaagatctgataaaatagaacCATATTTTTGGTTCCTTATGCATGGTTATCATAAAATCTTGACGTATGGTCACATCTGGTACATTTCAGTTGACTATATGTCAATAACAAGATGCCTTGTGGTAGGCTTCCacaattaatttagagaagaaatcagCTCAATACTCTACTTATTGCAATTTGGTTAACATCTATTAGTTTAACAAAGAAGAATTGATCAAAGAATAGTTACAGGTAACAATTGAATCTTAAGATAAACAACTTTTTATTCAATGAAAGAGATGGAACATTGCAAAAGATGTGTTACAGTTCAGACTGCATAGATGTATCTGCTTGAAATGTACTGAGATACCATACTTTTAGATCATTTGTGAGTCTTAAATTCTCTTCAAGACAATTTTTCTTCTTAGTCAGCTCCTTCACAGTACTCGATATGGCATCATCCTGTTTCTCATCAAGTTCCTATGCGCAACGTATATATGTCAGCTCCACACAAGAAACATACATAAATGACTTCCCAAACAAGATTTATCAATTCAAAGAGTACAAACCATCCGCAATGCAGATAGCTTTCTCTCTAAAATGTGCTTCTCATTCAGTAACTGAAGCTCCTGAAAGCCACAAGAATAACATAGTTTAGCTGAACACTTAACATTAGAAGAACCTGGACCATATTTATGGTCCAATCATCATACCAAAGAGTTATGAGATCTATTAAGTTCACACTTTTACAAAAGCATCAGCAACTTGCTTGCGAAGTAGCAAGATCTCTTCTTCCTGTGATTGGGATCTATAGTACAGTTCCTGCAGAAAAATTGAATTAAGCAAATCATTGAAGTGCTAGTTATTCCAGAATAAACTACAAGATTATAGAATAACCTAAGATGGTCTTCGAATACAATTTTCTAGCACCATTACCATGATCTCTGGGTCCAATAAATGTTTATTAAATTCATCTCCTCTTGAATTCCCAGGACCAGAAGCTCTTTGGAATTGATGCCTATGAAAAAACCAGTTGTTTGGTAAAACAATAATATGCCTGATATTGGTTGATCATATAGATCTCGTAGTTTTGATATCATGAATATAGAGCAAAATTGAgcaaaaatagtttttttttaaaatgactCTTTACTGAGTATGACCTGATTAAAGAATCAGATGTTGGAGTCCAAAATCCAGCATCATCATTTCCAAGCACATAGCCAGTACCAGATGGCATCATATCAGGTGACATAAGTTCATTTGGTGCTTGTTGGTCTGCATTAACTGCATTTGGTTGAACTTCAAGAGGGTCACGCATATTCCCTTGAATTATTTAACTGAAAGACAAGTTATTTCTGTCAGACAATATAAGCAAAAAGTGGAGGAACGGTAGAACTATAATAGAAACCATGCCCCTTTTAAAGTATTGTAAAATTTTTGACTAGTAACAACAAACCTTTTATGATCTGAATGAAAATCATAACATTTTCAACTTTGTCAAGCACAGATACATGCCCAAAATATTGGACTTTTACATTGTTGATGTGTCATATCATATTTTCAGCGAGAAACTTAGAATAGTGTTTACATCCATTTTCAATTGAAGTGTGGATGTACATCTACGATATGGGTGCACACCATCCACTGCCTAGGGGTACAATCGAACCAAGCTGAGTTGAGTAGCTAAAGGCTCGAGCTcgactcgattcaaaatacttGAGTTCGAAACTCGATTCAAGATCGATCGAGCCATAGTATCCAAACTCGAAGTcaaattaattgaaaaaaaaaaaaaaggaatgctCAAGATCAACTCAACTAGGATATCAACCAAGTTATACTCAAGCTCGAATTCAACCTTGATCACAATTAAAAAATATGGTTAAAACAAAACATAAAAGTCAAGAAGCaatctatatattatattttaaaaatatggttacatattatattttaaaatattaaattaacagtgaatattataaataaaatataatattattaagaaTATAGATA from Elaeis guineensis isolate ETL-2024a chromosome 4, EG11, whole genome shotgun sequence includes these protein-coding regions:
- the LOC105043916 gene encoding uncharacterized protein isoform X4; the encoded protein is MRDPLEVQPNAVNADQQAPNELMSPDMMPSGTGYVLGNDDAGFWTPTSDSLIRHQFQRASGPGNSRGDEFNKHLLDPEIMELYYRSQSQEEEILLLRKQVADAFVKELQLLNEKHILERKLSALRMELDEKQDDAISSTVKELTKKKNCLEENLRLTNDLKVVEEELYIFTSSLLSLLAEFSIRPPMINASTIGSGAKRLYHRMQWKTRSGNAGFNDINHLVGNQPSNLPANYGHQPSSSSKSQLSQPFVGSKVNDFPQYNYYPMDMHVEATSNQSRFIRDYDMPLSNNDKPREFPSAVYKDVGGTSAPNFFEDNTGESYRKLMADSQFYMPPAHDNQASSVSEAGEASLPGIEAFQIIGEAKPGNTLRACGFPTNGTTLCIFQWVRHLQDGTRQYIEGATVPEYVVTSDDVDTLLAVDCTPMDDHGRQGELVRQFANNQNKITCDQDMQQEIEGFISAGRALFNVLLLMDSSEDWEPTVLTLKRSSYQIKVSSTEEVVVEEKYSSSLYIKVPCGHSAQFVLISSAGANLPFCTDGTSQPYSFENDVRLRDIIVLAMRYFQSKALDGKKKGKI
- the LOC105043916 gene encoding uncharacterized protein isoform X5 produces the protein MRDPLEVQPNAVNADQQAPNELMSPDMMPSGTGYVLGNDDAGFWTPTSDSLIRHQFQRASGPGNSRGDEFNKHLLDPEIMELYYRSQSQEEEILLLRKQVADAFVKELQLLNEKHILERKLSALRMELDEKQDDAISSTVKELTKKKNCLEENLRLTNDLKVVEEELYIFTSSLLSLLAEFSIRPPMINASTIGSGAKRLYHRMQWKTRSGNAGFNDINHLVGNQPSNLPANYGHQPSSSSKSQLSQPFVGSKVNDFPQYNYYPMDMHVEATSNQSRFIRDYDMPLSNNDKPREFPSAVYKDVGGTSAPNFFEDNTGESYRKLMADSQFYMPPAHDNQASSVSEGEASLPGIEAFQIIGEAKPGNTLRACGFPTNGTTLCIFQWVRHLQDGTRQYIEGATVPEYVVTSDDVDTLLAVDCTPMDDHGRQGELVRQFANNQNKITCDQDMQQEIEGFISAGRALFNVLLLMDSSEDWEPTVLTLKRSSYQIKVSSTEEVVVEEKYSSSLYIKVPCGHSAQFVLISSAGANLPFCTDGTSQPYSFENDVRLRDIIVLAMRYFQSKMAQKHFW
- the LOC105043916 gene encoding uncharacterized protein isoform X6, with translation MRDPLEVQPNAVNADQQAPNELMSPDMMPSGTGYVLGNDDAGFWTPTSDSLIRHQFQRASGPGNSRGDEFNKHLLDPEIMELYYRSQSQEEEILLLRKQVADAFVKELQLLNEKHILERKLSALRMELDEKQDDAISSTVKELTKKKNCLEENLRLTNDLKVVEEELYIFTSSLLSLLAEFSIRPPMINASTIGSGAKRLYHRMQWKTRSGNAGFNDINHLVGNQPSNLPANYGHQPSSSSKSQLSQPFVGSKVNDFPQYNYYPMDMHVEATSNQSRFIRDYDMPLSNNDKPREFPSAVYKDVGGTSAPNFFEDNTGESYRKLMADSQFYMPPAHDNQASSVSEAGEASLPGIEAFQIIGEAKPGNTLRACGFPTNGTTLCIFQWVRHLQDGTRQYIEGATVPEYVVTSDDVDTLLAVDCTPMDDHGRQVLFVPCVIYCHFPLEIYQYHRRLVIVHVILYAVGFHVLCSYGSTTKLWLHKQDFCQGELVRQFANNQNKITCDQDMQQEIEGFISAGRALFNVLLLQLAACSLEDGECKICRNLTSQKAAC